The genome window GCCGCACCATAGACACGAACCTTAGTCAAGCCCAAACGACGTGTCAGGCTCTTTGGCAAGGTATAACCGATATTGATGCTCTGCAGGTTGAGGTAACTTGCATTGATCAGGAAACGGTCAGAAGATGAGTTTGCATCCGTATCATTATACTGGAGGCGAGGGATGTTGGATCCTCTGTTACTTGGAGACCAGGCATCCAGCATATCCTTATGGAAATTGAAACCTGTCCAGCTGTCATAAGGAACACCCATCAGACTCTGATAACCTGAATCGTAAGATTTGCCGCCGATGGAATAAGTGAAGTTCACACTGACATCGATACCCTTAAACGACAACGATGTACCAAATCCACCATAAAGATCAGGAGTAGGGTCGCCACAGGCAAAGTAAGAGCCTTCCGACCATTTTGCAGACTTGCCCAGCGAACCATCTTCGTTCTCAACATACCATGTGGATTCTCCTTTCTCATTTACGCCCGCATATTTCTTCAATCTCCAGGTGTAGATAGGCAATCCTTCACCATAATAATAAGAACCGTTATGATAACCGGCATATCCGCTCAGCATCTCGTTCTTGTTCTCTTCATAAAGCTTCGTTATCTCATTGGTATAGTGTGTGGCATTGAGATTGATGTTCCACGCAAAATCCTTGGTGCGGATTACATCTCCTGCAAGATTCAGTTCTACACCACGGTTCACCATGTTACCCACATTAGAGTAATAGCCTGCATAACCCATTGACATAGGCACGCTGATGAAACAGAGCATGTCAGTGGTTTTGCGGTAGAAATACTCCACATCACCGGTCAGACGACCCTTGAAGAGTTCGAATTCAAGACCTGCGTTGATATTGGTATTGGTCTCCCAGGTAATCTTATCATTACCCTTTGAAGCAAAGGTCAGCGCCATGTCACCATTCATGCTACCGATGCCGTAAGTATCCAGATAACGATTGTTACCGATGGCATCGTTACCCTGCTGACCGAAAGAGAATTTCACCTTCAGCATGTTGAGCCAAGACTTGGTGCCTGCCATCCAATCTTCCTTGGTCAGTATCCAGGCACCACCGAAAGAATAGAAATCGCCCCAGCGATGGGCTGGAGAGAAGCGGGATGAACCGTCACGGCGATAAGATACCTGGCCGAAATACTTGCCATCATAATCATACATGCCACGGAAGAAGAAACCTTCGGTGTTGTAATTGGTCTGATTAGAATATGTCGGCTCATTAGTGATAGCACCTGCCAACTCATGGTTTTCCTTGAAAGAGAACATGTTGGAACGGCCGCCATATACGTATTCATAAGTCTGCTTATAGTTCTCATGACCCAACAACAATGTCATGTTGTGCAGACCAAAAGAACGGGCATAGTTTACCAACTGCTGGAAGTTGACAGTATAATAACGGTAATGTCCTACGGTTACCTCACCATTAGGATAAGTCGTTGCACCAAATCCATAATAAGGCTGCTGGGTACTCTGATAGCGATATTCATAGTCATCCACCGTACCGTTCAAGGTAATCTTCAGTCCCTTGACAAATGTTGGGGTAATCTCAGCAAAGCCATTAATACCGAAAGTATTTCCTACAGAATGGGATGCCTGAAGTTGGTCATTCTTCAACTGGTTGACCTGAGAGAGTACAGGTCGATTCAAGCCTGCATTCATTCCGTTACCATAATCATATATCTTACCATTATCATCGGTCATGATATTGCCATTGCCATCTCTGAGATACAGCGGATAGATAGGAGCGATGGTATTGACCATGTAGAAGGTATTGGTAGAACTGTTTTTTCCATTAGAATCTACCTCTGTGGCATAATCTGTAACAGTATGGGCATAGTTTACGTTACTACCCACCTTCAGCCATTCATTTGCCTTATAGGTAGCCTTCAGGCGTGCAGTATATCGCTTAAACTGAGAGCCGTATGCGATACCAGGGTTATCCAGATAGCCCAATGAAGCATAGAACTGGGAACTGTCGTTTCCACCATTCACATTCATATTATACTCCTGCCGGAGGGTGTTTCGGTAAGCCGCCTTGAGCCAATCGTCCGGACTAATCGTATAGTCCTTTCCGTTATAAGAGATTTTATTGCCCAATGTGGCATTAGGATTCAGCTTTCCATTATCACCAATGAGATACTGTCCCTCAGGCACATTGTAGCAGATATAACCCAAT of Segatella copri contains these proteins:
- a CDS encoding SusC/RagA family TonB-linked outer membrane protein, which produces MRMKVLFASLLLAASGQVLAQSSGQVGGQVFDENGDPVVGAQIMVKGSKTGTVTDIDGKFSLPSAKKGEAIVITYLGMDSQTLKAAPGMKVSMHSQDRQLDEVIVVAYGEQKKSAFTGSAGVVDADKIAVRQVTNVVDALNGQVAGVQMINTSGNPSSTPTIRVRGISSINAGQDPLIVVDGAPYYGSWSDINPADVASVTVLKDAASNALYGARGANGVIMITTKNPQVGKTVITVDAKWGSNSRGSQTYDMISDPGQYYETHYKSLYNYYTNGKGMSAYAAHMAANNAIGGSSEKGGLGYICYNVPEGQYLIGDNGKLNPNATLGNKISYNGKDYTISPDDWLKAAYRNTLRQEYNMNVNGGNDSSQFYASLGYLDNPGIAYGSQFKRYTARLKATYKANEWLKVGSNVNYAHTVTDYATEVDSNGKNSSTNTFYMVNTIAPIYPLYLRDGNGNIMTDDNGKIYDYGNGMNAGLNRPVLSQVNQLKNDQLQASHSVGNTFGINGFAEITPTFVKGLKITLNGTVDDYEYRYQSTQQPYYGFGATTYPNGEVTVGHYRYYTVNFQQLVNYARSFGLHNMTLLLGHENYKQTYEYVYGGRSNMFSFKENHELAGAITNEPTYSNQTNYNTEGFFFRGMYDYDGKYFGQVSYRRDGSSRFSPAHRWGDFYSFGGAWILTKEDWMAGTKSWLNMLKVKFSFGQQGNDAIGNNRYLDTYGIGSMNGDMALTFASKGNDKITWETNTNINAGLEFELFKGRLTGDVEYFYRKTTDMLCFISVPMSMGYAGYYSNVGNMVNRGVELNLAGDVIRTKDFAWNINLNATHYTNEITKLYEENKNEMLSGYAGYHNGSYYYGEGLPIYTWRLKKYAGVNEKGESTWYVENEDGSLGKSAKWSEGSYFACGDPTPDLYGGFGTSLSFKGIDVSVNFTYSIGGKSYDSGYQSLMGVPYDSWTGFNFHKDMLDAWSPSNRGSNIPRLQYNDTDANSSSDRFLINASYLNLQSINIGYTLPKSLTRRLGLTKVRVYGAADNVYLWSKRKGFDPRTSFTGSPSNEQYAFVRTISGGITLQF